A region of the Arachis hypogaea cultivar Tifrunner chromosome 15, arahy.Tifrunner.gnm2.J5K5, whole genome shotgun sequence genome:
GGACGAAAAGAATAATGAGAAACACAAAAACAGCAAAAACAGACAATAATCATACGGAAAGGAATTAAAAAGCCAATCAACAAGAAAATAATAAGACGTAAGGATAAACGGTCATATATGActggattttttttaatgtatatagaACACAAGAAGGAGAAACATAGACTAATGAAAATTAATCTAGAACCTAAAAtctgataccaaatgatacgGAACGTAACCCTGgaagatcaaagaaagagactCCTCTACCTCAATTTGATTTCCTGATGCAACAGCTAAGGGAATCACTTTATCTTACCTGATAACATCCAAGTTTCTCAAAGaaactcaaaaaaaatttcattcatcGAAATTAAGAAAAAAGTGGCTATCAAGTCTTAGAGGATTTTTGTACCTCTTAAATTTAAAACCCTAACTCATAAGTTCactagaatagaaaaaaaaataggccaAATCATATTTGGGcctaaaacaaacaaacaacgaaaataaaataaattctaaaaaggtGATGTCTCTTTTAATTCATCTTGATTAACGAGGGTCTTCAATGCATCTTGTAAAATAGTAAGACATTTGACTTTTGATAATCGCTAATcattgtcttgcttaattcttgATGCATCTCCTGAACATATGATCTCTTGTAATTGGACCAATTGGCATATGACAGTTCTCAGTTTGTCCCACGTGATTCGTATCACTCTTTCTTGTATCTTtcggtgtatttatatttttttttcttttaaaacaagaatttaattttgatgtgccGACAATCTAAAATAGTTTCATGTGCATTCAATTATGTATCGTCATGTTAGCAGAAATAACTACTTTTCACAGTATAGACATGATTAAATGACTGTGTAAAATGGTTTATACtgtcagtacatcaaaattaaactcttaaaacAATTGTTAAACAAGGCTTTATTGCTTCTATTATCCATTTACAAAGCCTCAAAAACTTTCTAATAATTCTCACTTATTATGAACTATCACTTTTACACAAATCTCTTATGATTCAGATGAAAATCTGAGGACATTGGGTAATGGGTAGTGTAGCAGTTTCTTTTATATCAAGCAAGTATGTTATGTCCTGCTCATAACAACGTTCACTTTCCGATTTCCAATTTATTTGGAATGTTGAGGTTCTTTCTAGAAATTTTTTCTTATACTAtgattctaataaatataatgttatatgaattatattttcaTTCACAAGTACTGAAAAATTACCTAGAGACATCTGTCACAGCATATTCGTACTTCTTTAGAACTGTATTGATGGTGATAGTATCAATGTTCATGACTGGTGGGATATCAAACTGGATTTTGACACGGTCCTGCAACCTGCATGTTCTACCTTCCTATCTCTAATTTTCCTTGGTAATCCTCTTTACTTGGGAAGGTAGGTATTGCTGTTATTGCTTCAAGTTACTGATGCATTTTTGTTCTTTGGCATCTAAAAGTGCCATTTTGGAATttggaattattttttatttcttattattcttttttcCTTTCTGAATGACAATAGTATACTGGGAGGAACTTTTATCATTGCTGGCCTATATATTGTTACCTGGGGATCTTACAAAGAAAAGCAGGAAAATGCTGGAGTTATTGCTGATGAATCATGTGTGTCTGATCCACTTATTCAAGAAAAGACAGTGTATCAGAAAGCTCTAAATTAATGCCTACCCTTAGTCATTGGGTTAAGGAACTGAACTGAATTGTGTAATATTGAATATTGGTGTGCATCAAAACTGTTCTCTTCCATATTTGGTTTCTGTCAATTTTAAATGTTTATATTAGCTACTCATGCTCAAATTATTCCATTCCATGTGAATCTTGTGTTCTTGAGCCGCTTATTCATGAAAAGACAGTGTGTTAAAAAGCCCATTACTGCTAAGGAGCTTAATTCtgcaatttcaattttttatttatgccaATTGTGGGCCAACTATGTTACTGAAATTGAATATTTAAGAGGCAACACctatcagaaaaataaaaagtgatgtTATATAAAGTTATGTCTCAACCGAAAAAATAAACACCTTCTTACAACACTGCatggaaataataaaataagaaaaggacAAGTGACACAACCAAGAGAGAAGCCATGTCCACAAGTTCTTCAATTAACTATGTTATCTTATCAATTATGATTCACTCTTGGATGCTTCAGAGTCAACCACCAATAATTACCAAGAAGAACAACAGTTTGATCAAAGACCAAAAATCTAATAATTGTAGTAGTATTAGCACTGAGCTAAAAGCTGAAAACTTTCTTTACTCTTTCAAGAATTAACCACTTGGGCAGGTAGAGTTGATGGCAGAGAATGGATTAGGGTCATCAGTGGTGGGGGGTGGTGGTGGAGGTGAGACATGGAAGGCACAGTTAGGGATGTTAATAGTGCCCATGATCCATGGTGGTTACCATGTAATAACCAAAGTGGTACTCAATGATGGTGTCAACCAAATAGTTTACTGTGCCTACAGAGATCTCATTGCCCTTTCTATCCTTGCTCCTCTTGCCTATTTCCATGAAAAGTATGCACCATATCATATCTTCTATAATCCTCTAACACATTCAAACTTTAGAAACTCAAATtctgaattatattcattttattGTTTCCTCTTGTGATCTATTTTTCACTTATAGGCAGAGAAGACCACCAATTACTAAGGGTCTATTAATCTCATTCTTCTTTGTTGGATTATTTGGGTGACCTTCTACActtaattatttcaatttataTAACTAAGAAGTATATATAATATAGCATAATCCTTGGTTGCCTCTTGAATCTTGATCAGGGTAGTTGGCAACCACCTTTTGTTTGTTATTGGTCTAAGCTATACTAATCCATCATATGCTTCTGCCTTAGAGCCAACAGTTCCAGTCTTTACATTTCTCTTTTCTCTAATCATGGGGTCAGTTTCTCTCTCACTCATTCCTATATATTTCTGTTTGTTTTTGcaattttccatataatttttcaACTTATTCATGCAGCATAGAAAAAGTGAACTTGTTAAGGTATGAAGGTGTGGCAAAGGTTGTTGGAACTGTTGTCTGTGTTTCTGGTGCCATATTGATGGTTGTATATCATGGTCCAGTTGTTATAGGAAATTCAGAAACAGGACTGCAACATGTATCACAAGATGCATCTGGAATGTTAATTGATGGGTTGAAGTTTATAGGATTAGATCAATTCAGTCTTGGGGTTATATGCATAATAGGACACTGCTTGTCCATGGCTGCTTATCTGGCCATTCAGGTATCTATCCTTAATTTGTGTCAACTATACTAGTTCTCTCAAGAGTTTTTCCTTGGACTatgattctaattaataaaatatatgctTCCCTTTTGAGgacttataaaatttataaacttatATTCATTATTTGATGACAGGTTATATGCAAAGTTGttgatatttttaatatcttactATGAACTATATTTTCAGGCACAATTACTGAAAAAGTACCCCACAAATATATCTCTCACGGCGTATTCATACTTTTTTGGAGCTGGATTGATGGTGATAATATCAATATTTATGTCTAATGAGATAACAGACTGGATTTTGATGCCGTCGGAAATACTTGCTGTTCTTTACGCTGTGAGTCTCTAACATTTTTAGCAACTCTCAACACTTATTTGTTGTTACCATTTCCAGAACTATTCAAGTTGTTtcaatgtatttaaataaaaaattttgttcaaaCATATTGATCATGATTGCAACAATAGACAAAGTTAAAATGGGGTTAATGACAGAGAGGAGTAAGTAATATATGCTTTTTACGTTTTCAACAAGTAGTTTTGACAAATATGTTCTAATCTTTTTTTTAGGGAATTGTTGCATCCGCCCTTGCTTATGGACTGATAACATGGTGCAACAAGATTTTGGGGCCAATTATGATTGCCCTTTTTAGCTCCCTTCAACCTGCATGTTCTACTTCCCTGTCTCTAATTTTTCTTGGTACTCCTCTTTACTTGGGAAGGTATGTATTGCTCATATTGGTTCAAGTTACTGATTCATTTTAGTTCTGTGGCATCTAAAAGTGGCATTTGGAATTTGGAattattgtttatttcttttattcttttttttttttctgaatgacAACAGTATACTTGGAGGAACTTTTATCATTGCTGGCCTATATATTGTTACTTGGGGATCTTACAAAGAAAACCAGGCAAATGCTGGAGTTATTGCTTTTGAATCTTGTGTGTCTGATCCACTTCTTCAAGAAAAGACTGTGTGTCAGAAGGCTCAAGATTAGTGCATCCCTCAAGTCATTGGGTTAAGGAACTGAACTGAACTGAATTGTATAATATTGTATATTAGTGTGCATCAAAAGTGTTCTGTTCCATGTTTGGttcctgtgaatttaaaaatGTTTATGCTAGCTGCTTATGCTTGCATCAGGTTAGGCCGCCTACTTTATACCATTTGAGTGAGCTTTTTCGGAACCTCGTGTGGATAGGTCATTTTCCGGAGTTTACATAATGTGAAAGGCTTTGTCCCATGCTATCCTATGTTGTTTTAGGACCAACTCTAGAGAGACCAATTTTTACATCATTTTAAGTCAGAAATTTATGTTTCATATGATAAGGATCCTTGTTTCATTTTTAGGATAAAATCCAATATTTGACTTCATTTATCATTTGAGTACAATTTTCATGAAAAATGGAATAACAGACTGGACTTTGACAGTTAAAATACTTGCCGTTCTTTATGCTATGAGTCACTATAATTTTCAGTATCTGCAATTGAATCCAAATATATTGATTTATAAATGtagcaaaaagaaaatgttaaaaTCAGTTATAAATGGAGGGAGTAACATATTTTTCTCCCACCACCACAATGAAGGTCATGAAGGACTATGGAGTTCCTCAGTCTTGGACTAAATTGACCACAATCCCCCACCACCCGCTACTCGTTCATAGTCCCTCATGCGTTGCATTACAGCCTATATACATGTTGAAACATGTTCTCCTTGCAATTTCTCCGAGTGGCAAGTTTGTTTTATGTAACTTAAAAGATGGCAGCATAGATCTTCCTAATATTAACAGCTCCAGTGATGGCATGCCCAGACTTCTTCCTTTAACTCAGCACGCATGTACAAGGGTCTTTCAACTCTATCATGAAAGCTTAGTTTCACCGTCGCACTTTGGTCTTCCAAGTTGCTCATCTGAGATGCGCTTAATTAAGCCAAGCCTATAATCTCTTAAGATTAATGTAGTGCCttgttttttttgtattttatagaCTCTGGCTTCATGTTTAAtgttttttaattaggttccttaTGAATAccgattttcttttgttttagttAGAATATGTATTCATCATAAAATGCTATATAATTTATGTTTTGTATCCAACAACTGCACAGAGGATCTTCTGATAGTGGACTTTCTGATCTTAACAAAATACAGAAATGCCAAGAAAGTGTTGCTATAAAACCTGTAAAGAAAATGAACAAGATATACAAGAAAGAGCTTGCACTTGCATTCTTATTGCTCACTGCTGCATTTAGGAGCTTGTTATCAGCACAAGGGATGCACTTCTACTACTTATTGTTCCAAGGAGTGTCATTTCTCCTTGTAGGTTTGGATTTAATTGGAGGACAAATGAGCTAGAGGATCATAAGAATTTGTTATTGTTACTATTATTAGAAAGATAAACAATTCAAGAGGCCAACCAATTGTGGAATTGCTGCTATACAAAGATGTTGGTTTTGGCAGTTATATCATATGCAAGGTTTCTGGATAATGTGGCTCATCAGGTAAAAATGCTGAAAGCTCTACCATTGAGTCAAAGCATATAAATAAGtttgttattcttcttctttttcaagtttttgtttcattttctttaaTTGTTCCCGAGgttgtttttcattttcatttttctcaaTTTTCTGTAATATATAAGCCGGTTCGCTTTCTCTCAGTTCCGTATCAAACTGTTGCTCAATTCATTAATGGCAGAGCACATGAATTGCATACCCTCAACCAAGTCTTGTGGGTGGACCCTTTCTCTCATGTTCTACTTCATCATCTATTCAacctataataaataaattaaatgtatCTAGGACAtgtgtattaataatttaataaatcgaGCCGGCTCACGAGCTAATGGGCTGAGTTTATCCAAGTTCAaactcgactcatttaatttgagtttaattttaagctCAAGCTCGATTCATCAGCTCACGAGCTcagcttatcgagctattaacgaATCGAGCTCGAGTTGATTTATGAACTGGCTTGACTTACTTTTAACCTTatatataagtaatttttttgaatttaaaaaatttaattagactTGGTTGATGAAAATATTTAAATACGTAACAAGAACTCATCATTTTAAGCTAAATCCAGCTTTAATATATtagaagaaatagataaaatgaCCAATTAATTACTAAGATTTGAATTAGATGTTGGCCCAT
Encoded here:
- the LOC112747601 gene encoding WAT1-related protein At3g45870-like gives rise to the protein MAENGLGSSVVGGGGGGETWKAQLGMLIVPMIHGGYHVITKVVLNDGVNQIVYCAYRDLIALSILAPLAYFHEKQRRPPITKGLLISFFFVGLFGVVGNHLLFVIGLSYTNPSYASALEPTVPVFTFLFSLIMGIEKVNLLRYEGVAKVVGTVVCVSGAILMVVYHGPVVIGNSETGLQHVSQDASGMLIDGLKFIGLDQFSLGVICIIGHCLSMAAYLAIQAQLLKKYPTNISLTAYSYFFGAGLMVIISIFMSNEITDWILMPSEILAVLYAGIVASALAYGLITWCNKILGPIMIALFSSLQPACSTSLSLIFLGTPLYLGSILGGTFIIAGLYIVTWGSYKENQANAGVIAFESCVSDPLLQEKTVCQKAQD